One Manduca sexta isolate Smith_Timp_Sample1 chromosome 28, JHU_Msex_v1.0, whole genome shotgun sequence DNA window includes the following coding sequences:
- the LOC119190914 gene encoding retinal guanylyl cyclase 1-like, translating to MLGSRVEPEEFEEVSIYFSDIVGFTALAARSTPVQVVDLLNDLYDDAAIEQYRVYKVETIGDAYMVVGGLPTRARDHAESVATMALHLLHLAGRFRVRHLPDTPLHLRIGLHSGPCCAGVVGLTMPRYCLFGDTVNTASRMESTGAAWRIQMSAATAEKLLAAGGYRLRSRGLTQIKGKGAMHTYWLLGKEGFDRPLPTPPPLESEEEILVEAECEVDDQEPVSRTISPSTHSTTPDTAVVMDGCSPESATLPKMCELMGSMSPMSPTSTTALEALPRGPLHGASVDHSAAYARYRWLPGGARSLRRQWSLERGEALAAAAASAEPLALVAGVTPRSAPRYRTRRDQREDETHLT from the exons ATGCTGGGCTCGCGCGTAGAACCAGAAGAGTTCGAGGAAGTATCCATCTACTTCAGTGATATCGTGGGGTTTACGGCGCTGGCAGCCCGAAGCACGCCCGTACAGGTGGTGGACCTTCTCAACGACCTGTACGACGACGCGGCCATCGAGCAGTACCGCGTGTACAAAGTGGAGACTATCGGCGACGCGTACATGGTGGTTGGCGGATTACCGACGCGTGCGCGCGACCACGCTGAAAGCGTGGCCACTATGGCCCTGCACTTACTGCATCTGGCAGGGCGCTTTCGCGTGCGACATCTACCCGACACGCCACTGCACCTGCGCATCGGCCTGCACTCGGGCCCATGTTGCGCCGGCGTCGTTGGTCTCACGATGCCACGCTACTGCCTCTTCGGTGATACTGTGAACACTGCATCGCGCATGGAGTCCACCG GTGCAGCATGGCGGATCCAAATGTCGGCGGCTACAGCTGAGAAGCTCCTGGCGGCGGGTGGATATCGACTACGATCACGAGGCCTCACGCAAATCAAGGGCAAAGGCGCAATGCACACATACTGGTTACTAGGAAAGGAAGGTTTCGACCGTCCCTTACCCACTCCGCCTCCTCTTGA ATCCGAAGAAGAAATTCTAGTGGAAGCGGAATGTGAAGTTGACGATCAAGAGCCAGTCTCGAGGACAATTTCACCGTCGACTCACTCTACTACTCCAGACACCGCTGTTGTAATGGACGGATGTT CACCCGAGAGCGCGACGCTGCCCAAAATGTGTGAGTTAATGGGTAGTATGAGTCCCATGAGTCCCACGTCTACGACAGCTTTGGAGGCTCTGCCACGTGGTCCTCTACACGGCGCCAGCGTCGATCACAGCGCAGCTTACGCGCGATACAG ATGGCTGCCGGGAGGTGCGCGGTCTCTGCGGCGGCAGTGGTCACTGGAGCGAGGAGAGGCACTGGCGGCAGCGGCTGCGAGCGCAGAGCCCTTAGCTCTGGTGGCGGGCGTCACTCCTCGGTCAGCCCCGCGGTACCGCACGCGACGGGATCAGCGCGAGGACGAAACCCATCTCACGTAG